The Variovorax paradoxus genome window below encodes:
- a CDS encoding TetR family transcriptional regulator: MSRSDAPEKILNAAEELFAAKGYHGVSLRQIADAAGIVVSLVQYHYKTKEDLFGAVLGRRISVINHERLARLDRLEHPESGAAKPSLEDVLRAFVEPTVLFSRDTARGGPQYAQLIGQIINDPQPHARQASREYADPIARQTIRVLATVLPEMDPHTLAWCYLFAVGSMVAAISPTGRIRTLAKERPDSPDTHYIIERLAKFLRGGFEAVRDDRSLR, encoded by the coding sequence ATGAGCCGCAGTGACGCGCCCGAGAAGATCCTCAACGCGGCGGAGGAACTGTTCGCCGCCAAGGGCTACCACGGCGTCTCCCTGCGGCAGATCGCCGATGCCGCGGGGATCGTGGTCTCGCTGGTGCAGTACCACTACAAGACGAAGGAAGACCTGTTCGGCGCCGTGCTCGGCCGGCGCATCTCGGTGATCAATCACGAGCGGCTCGCGCGGCTCGATCGGCTCGAGCATCCGGAGTCCGGCGCGGCGAAGCCCTCGCTCGAGGACGTGCTGCGTGCCTTCGTCGAACCGACGGTGCTGTTCTCGCGGGACACGGCGCGCGGCGGTCCCCAGTACGCGCAGCTGATCGGGCAGATCATCAACGACCCGCAGCCCCATGCGCGGCAGGCGTCGCGCGAGTACGCGGACCCGATCGCGCGGCAGACGATCCGGGTGCTCGCGACCGTGCTGCCCGAGATGGATCCCCACACGCTCGCGTGGTGCTACCTGTTCGCGGTCGGCTCGATGGTCGCCGCGATCTCGCCGACGGGGCGCATCCGGACCCTCGCCAAGGAGCGGCCCGACAGCCCGGACACGCACTACATCATCGAGCGGCTCGCGAAGTTCCTGCGGGGCGGCTTCGAGGCCGTGAGGGACGACCGATCGCTGCGCTGA
- the fahA gene encoding fumarylacetoacetase — MHDINETHRADLRSWVARSAPGDTDFPLQNLPFGCFSTADDERPRLGVAIGEQVLDLRQLSNTGLIDGLGTRMAEACRADSLLALMAAPAADASALRLALSRLLREGAADTARTAACLVAASSARMRLPVRVRNFSDFFTSIHHATNTGRMSRPLEPLLSNFHSLPVAYHGRASSLAISGTPFPRPMGQQVPPGQALPIHAPSGKVDLECEIGAYVGQGNALGRPLSIDGAADALFGLSLLNDWSARDLQAWESRPLGPFLAKSTLSTLSPWVVSLEALAPFRTPAAPRACDAGPVLPYLLSEHDQLRGGLDIRMQVLLSTRRMREDGQAPVLVSSPCFRDQYWTLAQMLTHQTSNGCVAETGDLIGSGTVSGPRPGELGCLLEITQGGTQPLALPNGESRRYLEDGDDVVLRARCVAEGAVPIGFGDCAGRVVTPG; from the coding sequence ATGCACGACATCAACGAAACACATCGCGCCGATCTGCGCAGCTGGGTGGCGCGATCGGCGCCCGGAGACACCGATTTTCCCCTGCAGAACCTGCCGTTCGGCTGCTTCTCGACGGCCGACGACGAGCGTCCCCGCCTGGGCGTGGCCATCGGGGAGCAGGTGCTCGATCTAAGACAACTGTCCAACACCGGCTTGATCGACGGACTCGGCACGAGGATGGCCGAGGCCTGCCGCGCGGACTCGCTCCTTGCCCTGATGGCCGCGCCCGCGGCCGATGCGTCGGCGCTCCGGCTTGCCCTGTCCAGGCTGCTGCGCGAAGGCGCGGCGGACACCGCGCGGACCGCGGCCTGCCTGGTGGCGGCATCGTCCGCGCGGATGCGGCTGCCGGTTCGGGTGCGGAATTTCTCCGACTTCTTCACCTCGATCCACCACGCGACGAACACGGGACGCATGAGCCGCCCACTCGAGCCGCTGCTGTCCAACTTCCATTCGCTGCCCGTTGCCTACCATGGCCGCGCATCGAGCCTGGCGATCAGCGGAACCCCGTTTCCCAGGCCGATGGGCCAGCAGGTCCCGCCGGGACAGGCGCTGCCCATCCACGCGCCATCGGGCAAGGTCGACTTGGAGTGCGAGATCGGCGCCTATGTCGGCCAAGGCAATGCACTGGGCCGCCCGCTCTCGATCGACGGCGCCGCGGACGCCCTCTTCGGCCTGAGCCTGCTCAACGACTGGTCCGCGCGCGACCTGCAGGCCTGGGAGTCACGGCCGCTGGGGCCGTTCCTCGCGAAGAGCACGCTGAGCACCCTGTCGCCCTGGGTCGTGAGCCTCGAGGCGCTGGCGCCGTTCCGCACGCCGGCAGCGCCGCGCGCCTGCGATGCGGGACCCGTGCTGCCCTATCTGCTGTCGGAGCACGACCAGCTGCGAGGCGGCCTCGACATCCGCATGCAGGTGCTGCTTTCGACGCGGCGGATGCGCGAAGACGGGCAGGCGCCGGTGCTCGTCTCCTCGCCATGCTTTCGCGACCAGTACTGGACGCTCGCGCAGATGCTGACCCACCAGACCAGCAATGGCTGCGTGGCGGAGACCGGCGACCTGATCGGATCGGGCACCGTGTCGGGCCCCCGTCCCGGCGAGCTGGGCTGCCTGCTCGAGATCACGCAGGGCGGAACGCAACCGCTGGCCCTGCCCAATGGCGAAAGCCGCCGCTACCTCGAGGACGGCGACGACGTCGTCCTGCGCGCGCGATGCGTGGCCGAAGGCGCGGTGCCGATCGGGTTCGGCGACTGCGCTGGCAGGGTGGTGACGCCGGGCTGA
- a CDS encoding tripartite tricarboxylate transporter substrate binding protein, translating into MKSGRSTALLALLCTLPWAPAGAQSPNFPSRAVEVIVPYAAGGAVDAMARAFAAEAARDTSQPWVVGTREGAGGVVGFAYLSRANPDGYTVAFSPASPMTNSPFLNAKMPFRNSQVEPVCQVFENVFAIAVPKNSPIRSFAELADAARARPGGLSYGHAGLGSVPHLSMAAVERSLGLRFNAVAYRGDAPLLNDALAGTVDFSAAAIASLAGKNLRVLAVLSDRRHPAYPEVPAIPELGGPAITPGLNGLFVPSGTPAPVIARLERLCEQVAGSAGFVGSARMLSQVPRYLGASAFKARIEETYRANAALVPELKIEKN; encoded by the coding sequence ATGAAATCCGGACGTTCCACCGCCTTGCTGGCGCTCCTGTGCACCCTGCCGTGGGCCCCCGCCGGGGCCCAGTCGCCGAACTTCCCTTCGCGCGCGGTCGAGGTGATCGTGCCCTATGCCGCCGGCGGCGCCGTCGATGCCATGGCGCGGGCTTTCGCGGCCGAAGCGGCCCGGGACACCTCGCAGCCCTGGGTCGTGGGCACGCGCGAGGGCGCGGGCGGCGTCGTCGGCTTCGCCTACCTGTCGCGGGCGAACCCCGATGGCTACACCGTCGCCTTTTCTCCCGCCTCGCCGATGACCAACTCGCCCTTCCTCAACGCGAAGATGCCCTTCAGGAACAGCCAGGTCGAACCGGTCTGCCAGGTGTTCGAGAACGTCTTCGCCATCGCGGTGCCGAAGAACTCGCCCATCCGGTCCTTTGCCGAGCTGGCCGACGCAGCGCGCGCCAGGCCCGGTGGCCTGTCCTATGGCCACGCGGGCCTGGGCAGCGTGCCGCACCTGTCGATGGCCGCCGTCGAGCGCTCGCTCGGCCTTCGCTTCAATGCCGTGGCCTACCGGGGCGACGCTCCGCTGCTGAACGACGCGCTCGCGGGCACGGTGGATTTCAGCGCGGCCGCGATCGCTTCCCTGGCCGGGAAGAACCTGCGCGTGCTGGCCGTGCTCTCCGACCGACGGCATCCGGCCTATCCCGAGGTTCCGGCGATCCCGGAGCTGGGCGGGCCGGCCATCACGCCGGGGCTCAACGGCCTGTTCGTGCCGAGCGGCACGCCCGCGCCGGTGATCGCGCGGCTGGAGCGCCTGTGCGAGCAGGTCGCCGGCTCGGCCGGATTCGTCGGCAGCGCGAGGATGCTGTCCCAGGTGCCCCGCTACCTGGGCGCATCGGCCTTCAAGGCGCGCATCGAAGAAACCTACCGGGCCAATGCCGCCCTGGTTCCCGAACTGAAGATCGAGAAGAACTGA
- a CDS encoding cupin domain-containing protein, with protein MSHASPPIRRIVTGFDPQGRSVIAADGASPAQKTVPERPGYRITNLWRTKPGDDFGVPDSIAGHQGVLPPRGGTVFRIIEWPAEPQDPAELRRLMDATFRSMYPDAHRDVQQGQHPGMHQTDTVDYALVLEGEVVAIMEQGETVMRQGDVLIQRGTAHSWANRSGKPAKVAFVLVDAARDPR; from the coding sequence ATGTCGCACGCTTCACCACCGATCCGCCGCATCGTCACGGGCTTCGACCCGCAGGGACGCTCCGTCATCGCCGCCGATGGCGCGTCGCCCGCGCAGAAGACCGTGCCGGAGCGCCCCGGCTACCGGATCACCAACCTCTGGCGCACGAAGCCGGGCGACGATTTCGGCGTTCCCGATTCGATCGCCGGCCACCAGGGCGTGCTGCCGCCGCGCGGCGGCACCGTGTTCCGGATCATCGAATGGCCGGCCGAGCCGCAGGACCCCGCGGAGCTGCGCCGCCTCATGGACGCCACGTTCCGCTCGATGTACCCCGATGCCCACCGCGACGTGCAGCAGGGACAGCATCCCGGCATGCACCAGACCGACACGGTCGACTACGCCCTGGTGCTCGAAGGCGAGGTCGTCGCCATCATGGAACAGGGCGAAACCGTGATGCGGCAGGGTGACGTGCTGATCCAGCGCGGCACCGCGCATTCCTGGGCCAACCGTTCGGGCAAGCCGGCCAAGGTGGCCTTCGTGCTGGTGGATGCGGCCCGCGACCCGCGCTAG
- a CDS encoding LacI family DNA-binding transcriptional regulator, whose translation MTEPEKRQGRRRFGTNSVTMADVAEVAGVSAQTVSRVLRDPEGCTPQTRERVEAAIRSTRYVQNLAASHLASNRSMTVAAVIPQIAASVFAETLQGLSNVLLQAGYQVIIGHTDYSHEREEAVVRSLLGRRPDAFFLVGTRHTDAVREMLARAAIPVVESWAWTRKPIDQLVGFSNQEALAAAVAYAQRRGYRHPTFVGAARPGDDRARERLDGYTTGMARHYPGQAPRSLVVENLPYTMGSGSTLLEAARARFPDSDLLLFSSDLLASGALLACQRLGIAVPKQLAIMGFGDYEIARELNPGLTTIAVPTVRMGEEAARMLVQRLRSETPAARKRDLGFELIERGSA comes from the coding sequence ATGACAGAACCCGAAAAAAGACAGGGCCGCCGCCGCTTCGGCACCAACTCCGTCACCATGGCCGACGTGGCCGAGGTGGCGGGCGTGTCGGCACAGACCGTGTCGCGCGTGCTGCGCGACCCCGAGGGCTGCACGCCGCAGACGCGCGAGCGCGTGGAGGCGGCGATCCGCAGCACCCGCTACGTGCAGAACCTCGCGGCCAGCCACCTGGCATCGAACCGCAGCATGACGGTGGCCGCCGTGATTCCGCAGATCGCGGCCTCGGTCTTCGCCGAGACGCTGCAGGGCCTGTCGAACGTGCTGCTGCAGGCCGGCTACCAGGTGATCATCGGCCACACCGACTACAGCCACGAGCGCGAGGAGGCCGTGGTGCGCAGCCTGCTGGGCCGCCGCCCCGACGCCTTCTTCCTCGTCGGCACGCGCCACACCGACGCGGTGCGCGAGATGCTCGCGCGCGCCGCCATTCCCGTGGTCGAGAGCTGGGCCTGGACGCGCAAGCCCATCGACCAGCTCGTCGGCTTCTCGAACCAGGAGGCGCTGGCCGCGGCCGTGGCCTATGCGCAGCGCCGCGGCTACCGCCATCCCACCTTCGTGGGTGCCGCGCGCCCCGGCGACGACCGCGCGCGCGAGCGCCTGGACGGCTACACCACCGGCATGGCGCGCCACTACCCGGGCCAGGCGCCGCGCAGCCTGGTGGTGGAGAACCTGCCCTACACCATGGGCAGCGGCAGCACCCTGCTCGAGGCCGCGCGCGCACGTTTCCCCGACAGCGACCTGCTGCTGTTCTCGAGCGACCTGCTGGCCTCGGGCGCGCTGCTGGCCTGCCAGCGGCTGGGCATCGCGGTGCCGAAGCAGCTCGCGATCATGGGCTTCGGCGACTACGAGATCGCGCGCGAGCTCAACCCCGGCCTCACGACCATCGCGGTGCCGACCGTGCGCATGGGCGAGGAGGCCGCGCGCATGCTGGTGCAGCGGCTGCGCAGCGAGACGCCGGCGGCGCGCAAGCGCGACCTGGGTTTCGAGCTGATCGAGCGCGGGAGCGCCTGA
- a CDS encoding fumarylacetoacetate hydrolase family protein: MQAIPDMVDAAATLPIDAEKALLVGRAWLPGGTGELGGPTLVTVRAGQLIDIGTLAPTVSALLEREDAAAAVRDAEGVPLGTLADWLASTAAHGPDPAQRHLLAPNDLQVVKAAGVTFAASMVERVIEEQARGDASRAEAVRRQVVAVVGDDLSGIVPGSPEAMQLKQVLLAQGLWSQYLEVGIGPDAEVFTKAAPLASVGTGVQVGLHPGSTWNNPEPEVVLAVDSRGRTVGAALGNDVNLRDFEGRSALLLGKAKDNNASCAIGPFIRLFDAHYGIDDLRATVVELRVEGEDGFVLEGSSSMAQISRDPLELVRHAMGAHHQYPDGILLFCGTMFAPIQDRDAPGAGFTHHEGDRVAIRAERLGTLFNRVGRSDRIAPWTFGIGALMRNLAARGRL; the protein is encoded by the coding sequence ATGCAGGCGATCCCCGACATGGTCGATGCCGCGGCCACGCTGCCCATCGATGCGGAGAAAGCGCTGCTCGTGGGCCGCGCCTGGCTTCCGGGCGGGACCGGCGAGCTGGGCGGCCCGACGCTGGTGACGGTGCGCGCAGGCCAGCTGATCGACATCGGCACGCTCGCGCCCACGGTCTCGGCGCTGCTCGAGCGCGAGGACGCGGCCGCCGCGGTGCGCGATGCCGAGGGCGTGCCGCTCGGCACGCTGGCCGACTGGCTCGCGAGCACCGCCGCGCACGGCCCCGACCCCGCGCAGCGCCATCTGCTCGCGCCCAACGACCTGCAGGTGGTGAAGGCCGCCGGCGTGACCTTCGCGGCCAGCATGGTCGAGCGCGTGATCGAGGAACAGGCGCGCGGCGACGCGAGCCGCGCCGAGGCGGTGCGCCGCCAGGTGGTGGCCGTGGTCGGCGACGACCTCTCGGGCATCGTGCCGGGCTCGCCCGAGGCGATGCAGCTCAAGCAGGTGCTGCTTGCGCAGGGCCTCTGGTCGCAGTACCTCGAGGTCGGCATCGGGCCCGACGCCGAGGTCTTCACCAAGGCCGCGCCGCTGGCCTCGGTGGGCACCGGCGTGCAGGTGGGCCTGCATCCGGGCTCGACCTGGAACAACCCCGAGCCCGAGGTCGTGCTGGCCGTCGACAGCCGCGGCCGGACCGTCGGTGCCGCGCTCGGCAACGACGTCAACCTGCGCGACTTCGAAGGCCGCAGCGCGCTGCTGCTGGGCAAGGCCAAGGACAACAACGCCTCGTGCGCCATCGGCCCGTTCATCCGCCTGTTCGACGCCCACTACGGCATCGACGACCTGCGCGCCACCGTGGTCGAGCTGCGCGTGGAGGGCGAGGACGGCTTCGTGCTCGAGGGCTCGAGCTCGATGGCGCAGATCAGCCGCGATCCGCTCGAGCTGGTGCGTCACGCCATGGGCGCGCACCACCAGTACCCCGACGGCATCCTGCTGTTCTGCGGCACCATGTTCGCGCCGATCCAGGACCGCGACGCGCCGGGCGCCGGCTTCACCCACCACGAGGGCGACCGCGTGGCGATCCGCGCCGAGCGGCTGGGCACGCTGTTCAACCGGGTCGGCCGCAGCGACCGCATTGCGCCGTGGACCTTCGGCATCGGCGCGCTGATGCGCAACCTCGCCGCGCGCGGGCGGCTTTGA
- a CDS encoding enoyl-CoA hydratase/isomerase family protein: protein MNHILFEVRDQVATLILNRPEKLNAVTPKMADALVAHVKDCNARADVRAVVITGAGEKAFCAGSDIAELDGYDTPWTFRNRPDYCDAIRALRKPVVCAINGYALGGGLETAMSCDIRIAAEHARFGAPEVKLGWIGGGGMSYMLAHSIGASNTALMLMGGDPVSAQQALQWGLVSELVPAAELLARAQAIAATIASRPPIAVETAKANLRAAYAMPLETAIQYERDLQTVCFATEDAKEGRAAFKARRPAVFEGR from the coding sequence ATGAACCACATCCTCTTCGAGGTCCGCGACCAAGTCGCGACTCTGATCCTCAACCGCCCCGAGAAGCTCAACGCCGTCACGCCCAAGATGGCCGATGCGCTGGTCGCCCACGTGAAGGACTGCAACGCGCGCGCCGACGTGCGCGCCGTCGTCATCACGGGCGCCGGCGAGAAGGCCTTCTGCGCCGGCAGCGACATCGCCGAGCTCGACGGCTACGACACGCCCTGGACCTTCCGCAACCGGCCCGACTACTGCGACGCGATCCGCGCGCTGCGCAAGCCCGTGGTCTGCGCCATCAACGGCTATGCGCTCGGCGGCGGCCTCGAGACCGCCATGTCCTGCGACATCCGCATCGCGGCCGAGCATGCACGCTTCGGCGCGCCCGAGGTCAAGCTCGGCTGGATCGGCGGCGGCGGCATGTCGTACATGCTTGCGCACAGCATCGGCGCCTCGAACACCGCGCTGATGCTGATGGGCGGCGATCCCGTCAGCGCGCAGCAGGCGCTGCAGTGGGGCCTGGTGAGCGAACTGGTGCCGGCCGCCGAGCTGCTGGCGCGCGCGCAGGCCATTGCCGCCACCATCGCGAGCCGCCCGCCGATCGCGGTCGAGACCGCCAAGGCCAACCTGCGCGCCGCCTATGCGATGCCGCTGGAGACCGCGATCCAGTACGAGCGCGACCTGCAGACCGTGTGCTTCGCGACCGAGGACGCGAAGGAAGGCCGCGCGGCCTTCAAGGCGCGCCGTCCGGCCGTGTTCGAGGGGCGCTGA
- a CDS encoding carbohydrate ABC transporter substrate-binding protein has protein sequence MSGAPIKGLTWDHPRGYVALERAAERARAEGLDLHWERQPLEGFESHPIEDLAERYDLIVLDHPHIGDAVAGDCLQPLESLFTADELARWRAQSIGRSFDSYRYAGAHWALPLDAATQVAVARTDRLEGALPSSWTEVLALAARQPVCLSLAGPHAALSLFSMAAAHGDAPTGSEPGRLFRGQGATTAWELLSELHALAFRGWAGLNPIGILDAMSRDAQAVYCPLVYGYVNYAVAGAGTRPLHFADVPAGSHGLGSTLGGTGLAVSRRATVSDALRAHLVALMSPAMQEDFIPFADGQPSARSAWSHARVNVAWNGFFAQTEATLEAAIVRPRHPGYIPFQTAASALVREMLADRLAAPAALERLQTLYQSHRPAGSEV, from the coding sequence GTGAGCGGCGCGCCGATCAAGGGCCTGACCTGGGACCATCCGCGCGGCTACGTCGCGCTCGAGCGCGCGGCCGAACGCGCGCGCGCCGAGGGCCTCGACCTGCACTGGGAGCGCCAGCCGCTCGAGGGCTTCGAGTCGCATCCGATCGAGGACCTGGCCGAGCGCTACGACCTGATCGTGCTCGACCATCCGCACATCGGCGACGCGGTGGCCGGCGACTGCCTGCAGCCGCTCGAATCGCTGTTCACGGCCGACGAGCTCGCGCGCTGGCGCGCGCAGAGCATCGGCCGTTCGTTCGACAGCTACCGCTATGCCGGCGCGCACTGGGCGCTGCCGCTCGATGCCGCCACGCAGGTGGCGGTGGCGCGCACCGATCGGCTCGAGGGCGCGCTGCCGAGCAGCTGGACCGAGGTGCTCGCGCTGGCCGCGCGCCAGCCGGTGTGCCTGTCGCTGGCCGGCCCGCATGCGGCGCTTTCGCTGTTCAGCATGGCGGCCGCGCACGGCGACGCGCCCACGGGCAGCGAGCCCGGCCGGCTGTTCAGGGGCCAAGGTGCCACCACGGCCTGGGAACTGCTGTCGGAGCTGCATGCGCTGGCCTTCCGCGGCTGGGCCGGGCTCAACCCGATCGGCATCCTCGATGCGATGTCGCGCGATGCGCAGGCCGTGTACTGCCCGCTGGTCTACGGCTACGTCAACTACGCGGTGGCCGGCGCCGGCACGCGGCCGCTGCACTTCGCCGACGTGCCCGCGGGTTCGCACGGCCTCGGCTCGACGCTCGGCGGCACCGGCCTCGCGGTGAGCCGGCGCGCGACGGTCAGCGATGCGCTGCGTGCCCACCTCGTCGCGCTGATGAGCCCGGCGATGCAGGAGGACTTCATTCCCTTCGCCGACGGCCAGCCGAGCGCGCGCAGCGCGTGGAGCCATGCGCGCGTCAACGTCGCCTGGAACGGCTTCTTCGCGCAGACCGAGGCCACGCTCGAGGCCGCGATCGTGCGGCCGCGCCATCCGGGCTACATCCCGTTCCAGACCGCGGCCTCGGCGCTGGTGCGCGAGATGCTCGCCGACCGGCTCGCGGCCCCGGCCGCGCTCGAGCGGCTGCAAACGCTCTACCAGAGCCACCGACCCGCGGGCAGCGAAGTCTGA
- a CDS encoding CoA transferase, with protein sequence MNKSSAILEGFRVLDCSIAMAGPFAAQRLGDLGADVIKVEPVAGEWQRHVSAGGARGNRINVSFLSLNRNKRSLAVDLKSDEGRDALYELVRGSDVFLQNYRPGVAERLGVDYATLSKINPRLVYVSMSGYGEDGPYKLWPGQDLLLQAMSGAMLSTGRAGEPPSPAGQYLVDAITASTAFEAVIAALLHRVRSGEGQLVQVNMLDAIVALQMQELSVFSVAGKPQERTAEPHAHVYIRAPYGVFATQDGFLALAFPKMAALAQAIGAPVLADFDDERDTFARRDEIFSITREKLRHRATAEWLAVFRAADIWAGPVYGYADVMNDPQIVHNGTFVEYEHPTEGKVKTPGFPIKFTRTPSSVRRGAPLAGQHTREILGELGWSTERIDGLLAAKVIGEETL encoded by the coding sequence ATGAACAAATCCTCCGCCATCCTCGAGGGCTTCCGCGTCCTCGACTGCTCCATCGCCATGGCCGGCCCCTTCGCGGCCCAGCGCCTGGGCGACCTGGGCGCCGACGTCATCAAGGTCGAGCCGGTCGCCGGCGAATGGCAGCGCCATGTCTCGGCCGGCGGCGCGCGCGGCAACCGCATCAACGTCTCCTTCCTCTCGCTCAACCGCAACAAGCGCAGCCTCGCGGTCGACCTCAAGAGCGACGAGGGCCGCGATGCGCTCTACGAACTGGTGCGCGGCTCCGACGTGTTCCTGCAGAACTACCGCCCCGGCGTGGCCGAACGCCTGGGCGTGGACTACGCCACGCTCTCGAAGATCAACCCGCGGCTGGTCTACGTCTCGATGTCGGGCTACGGCGAGGACGGCCCCTACAAGCTCTGGCCCGGGCAGGACCTGCTGCTGCAGGCGATGAGCGGCGCCATGCTGTCCACGGGCCGCGCCGGCGAGCCGCCGTCGCCCGCGGGCCAGTACCTGGTCGACGCCATCACGGCCTCGACCGCCTTCGAGGCCGTGATCGCCGCGCTGCTGCACCGCGTGCGCAGCGGCGAGGGCCAGCTGGTGCAGGTCAACATGCTCGATGCCATCGTCGCGCTGCAGATGCAGGAGCTGTCGGTGTTCAGCGTGGCCGGCAAGCCGCAGGAGCGCACGGCCGAGCCCCATGCGCATGTCTACATCCGCGCGCCCTACGGCGTGTTCGCCACGCAGGACGGCTTCCTCGCGCTGGCCTTCCCGAAGATGGCCGCGCTTGCGCAGGCCATCGGCGCGCCGGTGCTGGCCGACTTCGACGACGAGCGCGACACCTTCGCGCGTCGCGACGAGATCTTCTCGATCACGCGCGAGAAGCTGCGCCACCGCGCCACCGCCGAATGGCTCGCGGTGTTCCGCGCGGCCGACATCTGGGCCGGCCCGGTGTACGGCTATGCCGACGTCATGAACGATCCGCAGATCGTCCACAACGGCACCTTCGTCGAGTACGAGCATCCGACCGAGGGCAAGGTGAAGACGCCGGGCTTCCCGATCAAGTTCACGCGCACGCCCTCGAGCGTGCGCCGCGGCGCGCCGCTGGCGGGACAGCACACGCGCGAGATCCTCGGCGAGCTGGGCTGGAGCACCGAGCGCATCGACGGCCTGCTCGCGGCCAAGGTGATCGGGGAAGAGACGCTGTGA
- a CDS encoding ATP-binding cassette domain-containing protein, giving the protein MASIKLQDITKNFADKHVVKGVSIDVPDGEFLVLLGPSGCGKSTLLRMLAGLESISGGEIHINERRVDELPPTERDIAFVFQSYALYPHMTVRRNIAFPLIMRQHRWWFHIPLLGGMAKRRIERSPAVSQLVERTARTLALTDWLDKFPRTLSGGQRQRVALGRAMVREPQVFLMDEPLSNLDAKLRTTMRAEISKLHQRVGGTFVYVTHDQVEAMTMGTRIALLKDGVVQQFGSPREIYEAPANLYVARFIGTPPMNLLQATVNADGSALALGGEATMPLPAHLRGLAAPGAAVVLGLRPNALTVARGGQGLAGRIALVEHVGAESLVAVALTDVRTLHDEEGAANADLMVTVPGYTDLANGDPVAVGFDAAQAVLFDAATGRNLAAAPRTH; this is encoded by the coding sequence ATGGCTTCCATCAAGCTCCAGGACATCACCAAGAACTTCGCCGACAAGCATGTCGTCAAGGGCGTGTCGATCGACGTGCCCGACGGCGAATTCCTCGTGCTGCTCGGCCCCTCCGGTTGCGGCAAGTCGACCCTGCTGCGCATGCTCGCCGGGCTCGAGAGCATCAGCGGCGGCGAGATCCACATCAACGAGCGCCGCGTCGACGAACTGCCGCCGACCGAACGCGACATCGCCTTCGTGTTCCAGTCCTATGCGCTCTATCCGCACATGACGGTGCGGCGCAACATCGCGTTCCCGTTGATCATGCGGCAGCACCGCTGGTGGTTCCACATCCCGCTGCTCGGCGGCATGGCCAAGCGGCGCATCGAGCGCTCGCCGGCCGTCTCGCAGCTGGTGGAGCGCACCGCGCGCACGCTGGCGCTGACCGACTGGCTCGACAAGTTCCCGCGCACGCTCTCGGGGGGCCAGCGCCAGCGCGTGGCACTCGGCCGAGCAATGGTGCGCGAGCCGCAGGTGTTCCTGATGGACGAGCCGTTGTCGAACCTCGACGCCAAGCTGCGCACCACCATGCGCGCCGAGATCTCGAAGCTGCACCAGCGCGTGGGCGGCACCTTCGTCTACGTCACGCACGACCAGGTCGAGGCGATGACCATGGGCACGCGCATCGCGCTGCTCAAGGACGGCGTGGTGCAGCAGTTCGGCAGCCCGCGCGAGATCTACGAGGCGCCGGCCAACCTCTACGTGGCGCGCTTCATCGGCACGCCGCCGATGAACCTGCTGCAGGCCACGGTGAACGCCGACGGCAGCGCGCTCGCGCTCGGCGGCGAGGCCACGATGCCGCTGCCCGCGCACCTGCGCGGCCTGGCCGCGCCCGGCGCCGCCGTGGTGCTCGGCCTGCGGCCGAACGCGCTGACGGTGGCGCGCGGCGGCCAGGGCCTGGCCGGGCGCATCGCGCTGGTCGAGCATGTCGGCGCCGAGTCGCTGGTGGCGGTCGCGCTCACCGACGTCCGCACGCTGCACGACGAGGAAGGCGCCGCGAACGCCGACCTGATGGTCACGGTGCCGGGCTACACCGACCTCGCGAACGGCGACCCGGTCGCGGTCGGCTTCGATGCCGCGCAGGCCGTGCTGTTCGACGCTGCCACGGGCCGCAACCTCGCCGCCGCGCCGCGCACGCACTGA